In Magnolia sinica isolate HGM2019 chromosome 12, MsV1, whole genome shotgun sequence, a single genomic region encodes these proteins:
- the LOC131220046 gene encoding probable LRR receptor-like serine/threonine-protein kinase At3g47570: MLQGGIPNNLSNCSELRSILLDQNELVGRIPVELISLSKLVSLNLGRNNLMGNIPPPLGNLSSLVSLYLHYDSFEGSIPDELGQLAKLQNLETYSNKLSANLGLTLPNLKYLYLSENAFTGLIPVSLPNASRLAVISFANNNFSGPMPGNFGRLQDINILFGVGGGDNDLSFLTSLTNCSHLEGLYLYSNRLSGQIPSSIGNITRLVKLYLDGNCLQGSIPLSLGNCRHLETLVLSRNKLNGTIPKEILSFHSLVTLNIDQNSLVGSLPPDVGKLELLQYLFASHNKLMGEIPREINNCLSLEVLNLSNNLFQGAIPLSLSNFKGIKLLDLSHNNLSGHIPEALQKFPFLEYLDLSSNDLEGQIVFKNSSKFSILGNKKLCGGIPQFWLPVCPKNAPKKDGMSISLKVIISIVGAVLGLILLSFLFATVFWVRRKASTRLLPAFFLEGQFLNVSYADLFKATGGFSLDNLIGVGSYGSVYKGLLDHDQTCVAVKVFNLQEHGASRSFMVECEALRNIRHRNLVKIISACSSIDFKGNDFKALEFEYMPNGSLEKWLHPSVHWNQELWSWNLIQRLDIAIDVASALEYLHHHCQISVIHRDLKPSNVLLDDDMCAHVGDFGLARFLSNAATNTSQDQTTFTTQAYPFNPCI; the protein is encoded by the exons TCGTGTCATTGAATCTTGGCCGTAACAATCTCATGGGCAACATCCCACCACCACTCGGGAACCTCTCATCTCTTGTTTCTCTCTATCTACATTATGACAGTTTCGAAGGAAGCATCCCTGATGAGCTAGGACAGCTAGCGAAATTACAAAATCTTGAGACATATTCAAATAAACTGTCTG CCAATCTAGGTCTCACCCTTCCTAATCTCAAATATCTTTACCTTTCAGAAAATGCATTTACTGGACTGATACCAGTTTCATTACCCAATGCTTCAAGACTTGCTGTTATTAGTTTTGCTAATAATAATTTTAGCGGACCCATGCCTGGAAATTTCGGAAGATTGCAGGATATCAATATCCTATTTGGAGTTGGAGGAGGAGATAATGACTTGAGTTTCCTCACTTCTTTGACCAATTGCAGTCATTTGGAA GGATTGTATTTGTACAGCAACAGACTTTCAGGACAAATCCCATCCTCCATTGGCAACATCACTCGGTTGGTTAAACTCTATTTAGATGGAAATTGTTTGCAAGGAAGCATCCCCTTGAGTCTGGGAAACTGTCGTCATCTTGAAACATTGGTTCTTAGTAGAAACAAGCTGAATGGTACCATACCCAAAGAAATTTTAAGTTTTCATTCCCTGGTCACACTTAATATAGACCAGAATTCTTTGGTTGGATCTCTACCACCGGATGTTGGTAAGTTGGAACTACTTCAATATTTGTTTGCTTCTCACAACAAATTGATGGGTGAAATTCCTAGGGAGATAAACAATTGTCTGAGCCTTGAAGTCCTTAATTTGAGCAATAACTTGTTTCAAGGAGCCATTCCTCTGAGCTTGAGCAATTTCAAGGGTATTAAACTGCTAGATCTTTCTCATAATAACTTGTCTGGGCATATTCCAGAAGCTCTACAGAAATTTCCATTTCTGGAGTACTTGGACTTGTCATCCAATGATCTTGAAGGCCAAATCGTTTTTAAAAATTCGAGCAAATTTTCGATCCTTGGAAACAAGAAGCTTTGTGGAGGTATCCCACAATTCTGGCTGCCAGTGTGCCCAAAGAATGCTCCTAAGAAAGATGGAATGTCGATTTCTCTAAAAGTAATAATCTCCATTGTCGGTGCAGTTTTAGGTTTGATTCTTTTATCATTTCTCTTTGCTACTGTTTTCTGGGTGAGAAGAAAGGCCAGCACGAGGCTTTTGCCTGCCTTTTTCTTGGAGGGCCAATTTTTAAATGTTTCTTATGCAGATCTCTTTAAAGCGACTGGTGGGTTCTCTTTGGATAATTTGATTGGTGTGGGAAGTTATGGTTCTGTATACAAAGGACTTCTAGATCACGATCAAACATGTGTTGCAGTGAAAGTTTTCAATCTTCAAGAACATGGTGCTTCTAGGAGTTTCATGGTCGAATGTGAAGCCTTGAGAAATATCCGGCATCGGAATCTAGTTAAAATCATATCTGCTTGCTCAAGCATTGATTTTAAAGGCAATGATTTCAAAGCTCTAGAATTTGAGTACATGCCTAATGGGAGTCTAGAGAAGTGGTTGCATCCAAGTGTACATTGGAACCAAGAGTTGTGGAGCTGGAACCTTATTCAAAGGCTGGATATAGCCATTGATGTCGCATCTGCATTGGAGTATCTTCATCACCATTGCCAGATATCGGTCATTCATCGTGATCTAAAACCAAGCAATGTTCTATTGGATGATGACATGTGTGCCCATGTAGGCGATTTTGGATTAGCAAGGTTCCTTTCTAATGCTGCCACTAATACCTCTCAAGATCAAACCACTTTTACTACCCAAGCCTATCCATTCAATCCatgtatttaa